Proteins found in one Sporosarcina jeotgali genomic segment:
- a CDS encoding DeoR/GlpR family DNA-binding transcription regulator, whose translation MLETERHHLILKMLQQNQTVRLQDITAETGSSESTIRRDLIELERQRKLKRIHGGASKLQGKLQESTMSEKTSKNLQTKQQIGQAAAALIEEGDTVFLDAGSTVFEMIPFLPPSITAVTNGISHTDALLARGCKTILTGGIAKPSTKALIGRGAVHSLQHYRFDKCFLGVNGIHPDYGFTTPDEEEAHIKELAIELAREAYILADHSKFQEVAFAKFADLSQALVVTTKESSESLQAFPTNTKLKVMNA comes from the coding sequence ATGTTAGAAACCGAGCGCCATCACCTAATTTTAAAGATGCTGCAGCAAAATCAAACTGTACGTTTACAAGATATAACCGCTGAAACCGGTTCTTCAGAATCCACAATCCGGCGCGATTTAATAGAATTGGAGCGTCAAAGGAAACTGAAGCGAATACATGGGGGGGCTTCAAAACTTCAAGGAAAGCTTCAAGAATCTACCATGTCAGAAAAAACATCTAAAAACCTTCAAACGAAACAACAAATCGGTCAAGCGGCCGCTGCACTTATTGAAGAAGGCGACACTGTCTTTTTAGACGCCGGGTCTACCGTGTTTGAAATGATTCCATTTCTTCCTCCATCGATTACTGCAGTGACCAATGGAATCTCACATACAGATGCGCTGCTTGCACGGGGGTGCAAAACGATCCTTACGGGAGGAATTGCTAAACCTTCCACCAAAGCTTTAATTGGCAGAGGTGCTGTTCACAGTCTTCAACACTACCGCTTTGATAAGTGTTTTCTCGGTGTGAATGGGATTCATCCGGATTATGGGTTTACCACCCCTGATGAAGAAGAAGCTCACATCAAAGAACTCGCAATCGAATTAGCAAGAGAAGCTTATATTCTGGCAGACCATTCCAAGTTTCAAGAAGTGGCATTCGCAAAATTCGCGGACCTGTCCCAAGCACTTGTCGTGACTACGAAGGAAAGTTCCGAATCTTTACAAGCATTCCCGACTAATACGAAATTGAAGGTGATGAACGCATGA
- the pfkB gene encoding 1-phosphofructokinase, protein MIYTVTLNPSLDYLLTLDSLSLGALNRSTSDHFLAGGKGINVSQVLTELGVPSSAFGFTGGFTGQEVERLLQKNGISTSFISVEGETRVNVKLRAAEETEVNAAGPIIDALRFEKLKAQVKNLGIHDVLVLSGSIPASLPEDTYEQFARLCSKSGIRFVVDAEGPSLLKTLPFRPFLIKPNHHELAEMVGADIHSLQDAVKHAKTLVRLGAEQVIVSLAGAGAVYVSDSLSLIANAPEGSVQGSVGAGDSMVAGFLAALEQNASIEQAFQMSIASGSATAFSDRLCTKQQVESLLPQVIVTSLEGGNEQ, encoded by the coding sequence ATGATCTATACAGTGACATTGAATCCTTCTTTGGATTATCTACTGACTCTCGATTCCTTATCTCTCGGTGCGTTAAATCGTTCAACATCAGATCACTTTTTAGCTGGAGGCAAAGGAATTAATGTCTCTCAAGTATTAACGGAATTAGGTGTGCCGAGCAGCGCATTTGGTTTTACGGGAGGTTTTACCGGCCAGGAAGTTGAACGCCTTCTGCAGAAGAACGGTATTTCTACGAGTTTCATATCCGTTGAAGGTGAAACTCGGGTGAATGTAAAATTACGTGCCGCCGAAGAGACAGAAGTGAATGCAGCCGGCCCTATTATCGATGCACTTCGGTTTGAAAAATTGAAAGCACAAGTGAAAAACTTAGGAATACATGATGTCCTCGTTCTGTCAGGAAGTATTCCTGCTTCACTCCCTGAAGATACCTATGAACAATTTGCACGATTATGCAGCAAGTCAGGTATCCGTTTTGTTGTTGACGCTGAAGGTCCTTCTTTATTGAAAACATTGCCTTTCCGTCCGTTTCTTATAAAGCCGAATCATCATGAGCTGGCTGAGATGGTGGGTGCTGATATCCATTCGCTTCAAGATGCAGTGAAGCATGCGAAAACGCTAGTCCGTCTTGGTGCCGAACAAGTAATTGTATCGCTGGCCGGTGCGGGAGCCGTGTATGTAAGTGATTCCCTTTCACTCATTGCCAATGCACCTGAAGGCAGTGTTCAGGGATCTGTCGGGGCGGGAGATTCGATGGTTGCAGGATTCCTCGCAGCACTTGAACAGAACGCATCCATCGAACAGGCATTTCAAATGAGTATTGCTTCCGGAAGTGCCACGGCGTTTTCTGATCGATTGTGTACAAAACAGCAAGTTGAATCTTTGCTGCCTCAAGTCATAGTTACATCATTAGAAGGAGGGAACGAACAATGA
- a CDS encoding PTS fructose transporter subunit IIABC yields MRITELLTAETILLGLKGTDKPTVIDELVDVLDAAGKLNDRSAFKEAILNRESQSTTGIGDGVAIPHAKTSAVKVPAIAFGRSEVGAEYDSLDGQPAHLFFMIAAEDGANRMHLKALARLSTVLMNEDVRKQLLSASSKEEILSLIDAHDQPDEEPVNSTPPPSADSSKPYVIAVTACPTGIAHTYMSADSLKNKAAELGIPFKVETNGSGGAQNVLTAEDIERATAVIVAADTNVSMGRFAGKHVIEVPVAEGIRKPKELLDRAVKQDAPVYKSSSGTNSEAGDESATSKGIGSTIYKHLMSGVSNMLPFVIGGGILIAIGFLFGPNSFKPDDPSYNAFAAVLNTIGGGNAFALMVPVLAGFIALSIADRPGFAPGMVGGLMAASSGAGFLGGIIAGFLGGYLVVGLKKWLSALPPSLDGIKTILLYPLLGIAGTGLIMHYVVNTPFSALNTAISAWLTGLGTGNAVMLGVVLGLMMAIDMGGPINKAAYLFGTGLLASGVYEPMAAIMAAGMVPPFAIAIATTVFRNRFSLQQREAGKVNYIMGASFITEGAIPFAAADPLRVIPSVMVGAGIAGGLSMAFHIGLQAPHGGIFVFPLVDGSWMLYLLAVVIGSIVSAILLGILKKPVTS; encoded by the coding sequence ATGAGAATTACCGAATTGTTGACGGCTGAAACGATTTTACTGGGGCTTAAAGGTACTGACAAACCAACCGTTATCGATGAACTTGTTGATGTGCTCGATGCAGCTGGTAAACTGAATGACCGCTCTGCTTTCAAAGAGGCCATTTTAAACCGAGAGTCACAAAGCACAACGGGTATTGGAGACGGGGTCGCAATCCCCCATGCTAAAACGAGTGCAGTTAAAGTGCCTGCCATTGCATTCGGGCGGTCTGAAGTCGGTGCTGAGTATGATTCGCTCGATGGACAGCCAGCTCATTTGTTCTTTATGATTGCAGCTGAAGATGGTGCAAACCGAATGCACTTGAAAGCGCTCGCACGATTATCGACCGTTCTTATGAATGAAGACGTGCGTAAACAGCTGCTATCGGCTTCATCGAAAGAAGAGATTTTGTCTCTGATTGACGCGCATGATCAGCCGGATGAAGAACCCGTCAATTCAACGCCGCCGCCATCAGCTGATTCGTCTAAGCCATATGTAATTGCTGTAACTGCTTGTCCTACGGGGATTGCTCATACGTATATGTCCGCAGATTCGCTGAAAAACAAAGCCGCGGAACTTGGAATCCCATTCAAAGTTGAAACGAATGGTTCCGGCGGCGCGCAGAACGTGTTGACTGCTGAGGATATAGAACGGGCAACAGCTGTTATTGTCGCTGCAGATACGAATGTCTCAATGGGGCGTTTTGCCGGGAAGCATGTAATCGAAGTTCCTGTAGCAGAAGGGATCCGGAAGCCTAAGGAATTGCTTGACCGCGCGGTGAAACAAGACGCACCTGTGTATAAAAGCAGTTCAGGCACCAATTCAGAAGCTGGCGATGAATCAGCGACGTCCAAAGGAATTGGATCTACAATTTACAAACATTTGATGAGCGGCGTGTCGAACATGCTTCCTTTTGTCATCGGCGGCGGGATACTCATCGCCATCGGATTCTTGTTCGGACCAAACTCATTCAAACCAGATGACCCGTCCTATAATGCATTTGCTGCTGTATTGAATACGATTGGCGGCGGAAATGCGTTCGCGCTAATGGTTCCTGTACTTGCAGGATTCATCGCTCTCAGTATTGCAGATCGGCCCGGATTTGCACCTGGTATGGTCGGCGGATTAATGGCAGCATCAAGTGGCGCTGGATTCCTCGGCGGGATCATCGCCGGATTCCTTGGCGGCTATTTAGTCGTCGGATTGAAGAAGTGGCTCTCTGCACTTCCTCCTTCACTGGATGGCATTAAAACAATTTTGCTCTATCCATTACTCGGTATTGCCGGAACCGGACTTATCATGCACTATGTCGTGAACACGCCATTCAGCGCTCTTAATACCGCTATCTCCGCTTGGTTAACAGGTCTCGGTACTGGAAATGCAGTTATGCTGGGGGTTGTCCTTGGGTTGATGATGGCGATTGATATGGGCGGTCCTATCAACAAAGCTGCTTATTTGTTCGGTACGGGATTACTCGCTAGCGGAGTGTACGAACCAATGGCAGCCATCATGGCAGCTGGAATGGTTCCGCCTTTCGCGATTGCAATCGCAACAACAGTATTCAGAAACCGATTCTCCCTTCAACAACGGGAAGCTGGTAAAGTGAACTACATTATGGGGGCATCGTTTATCACTGAAGGCGCGATTCCATTTGCCGCAGCAGATCCGCTTCGCGTCATCCCATCAGTTATGGTAGGCGCAGGAATTGCAGGCGGATTATCAATGGCCTTCCATATCGGTTTACAAGCCCCTCATGGCGGGATCTTCGTCTTCCCTCTCGTTGACGGAAGTTGGATGCTCTATTTACTTGCCGTAGTAATTGGCTCGATTGTATCCGCGATTCTACTCGGAATTTTGAAGAAACCCGTAACGTCTTAA
- a CDS encoding SDR family oxidoreductase — MKQLIGKTAIVTGASSGIGSGIAKELAEQGANVVLAARNEEKLQELAKQLTDDGGSVLVVKTDVSSQSDVEALAAKAKDAFGGVDIYVNNAGQVLTAEVRSGKTEEWEQMIDVNIKGVLFGINAVLPSMLEKGAGHLINIASVSATEVTKTSTVYSATKFAVRAISMGLEKELAKTGVRVTNISPGMVDTRLGEQYDWGDRKKLQTADIAKAVVYAVTQPDYVNVNEITIRPV; from the coding sequence ATGAAACAATTGATAGGGAAAACGGCAATTGTTACAGGTGCAAGCAGCGGGATTGGCTCGGGGATTGCGAAAGAACTTGCGGAACAGGGAGCAAACGTTGTTCTTGCCGCACGCAACGAAGAAAAGTTACAAGAATTAGCAAAGCAGCTTACAGACGACGGTGGCTCCGTACTCGTTGTGAAGACAGACGTATCCAGTCAATCAGATGTCGAAGCACTCGCGGCTAAAGCTAAAGATGCTTTTGGCGGCGTCGATATTTACGTCAACAATGCAGGGCAAGTGCTCACTGCGGAAGTGCGTTCCGGTAAAACGGAAGAGTGGGAGCAAATGATTGACGTCAACATTAAAGGCGTTTTGTTCGGCATCAACGCCGTCCTGCCATCTATGCTGGAAAAAGGTGCTGGCCATCTTATTAATATCGCTTCGGTTTCTGCAACAGAAGTGACGAAAACAAGCACAGTCTACAGCGCAACTAAATTTGCTGTCCGCGCAATCTCTATGGGACTTGAAAAAGAACTGGCTAAAACAGGTGTCCGTGTCACCAACATCTCACCGGGAATGGTCGACACTCGATTAGGTGAACAGTACGACTGGGGCGATCGCAAGAAACTTCAAACCGCGGATATCGCAAAAGCGGTTGTTTACGCCGTCACTCAGCCTGATTATGTCAACGTCAATGAAATCACTATACGACCTGTTTAA
- a CDS encoding permease, protein MHHPAQSKRVLLYIIIFLAIAVIGLTYVKWMPYVDKSMTAISTHSIGDSILGTDPDKAESASFAGAWEYAVTYFGSVWKAAVLGILLGSLLQVLLPANWLIRVLGKTSFASTAAGGLAAVPGMMCTCCAAPVAVGLRKKNVSVGAALAFWIGNPTLNPAALVFMTFVLSWKFTALRLVFGIILTFGVSYLANRFAPAVKPMDTEKLLQQAAQEEQGSFLLRWLKSLGKMTLFILPAYFLSVLLMGAVKGWLFPQLGEATGSSILLLVLIAIGGMLFVIPTAAEIPIIQTFMAYGMGGGPAAALLLTLPAVSLPSLVLVSKSFPKRVLVFVSVSVVVLGVVAGIAGNYIL, encoded by the coding sequence ATGCATCACCCGGCTCAGTCTAAACGAGTTCTTCTATATATCATTATCTTTTTAGCAATTGCCGTCATTGGTCTGACATACGTCAAATGGATGCCGTATGTGGATAAAAGCATGACCGCAATTTCTACACATTCTATTGGAGATTCAATCTTGGGGACGGATCCAGACAAAGCGGAATCGGCTTCTTTTGCAGGAGCGTGGGAGTATGCAGTGACATATTTCGGTTCCGTCTGGAAAGCTGCCGTACTCGGAATTCTATTAGGCTCATTATTGCAAGTGCTTCTGCCGGCAAATTGGCTCATTCGTGTCCTTGGTAAAACTTCTTTTGCAAGCACAGCTGCGGGCGGCCTTGCTGCAGTGCCAGGCATGATGTGTACATGTTGCGCGGCGCCTGTAGCAGTAGGACTCCGTAAAAAGAACGTATCTGTTGGTGCAGCGCTTGCATTCTGGATTGGAAATCCAACGTTAAATCCAGCGGCGCTCGTGTTCATGACATTCGTATTGTCTTGGAAGTTTACTGCACTTCGGCTAGTGTTCGGAATTATTTTGACGTTTGGCGTGAGCTATTTAGCAAACCGATTCGCACCAGCGGTTAAACCGATGGATACGGAAAAGTTATTGCAGCAAGCTGCTCAAGAAGAGCAAGGTTCGTTCCTTCTACGTTGGCTGAAAAGTCTAGGGAAAATGACATTGTTCATATTACCGGCGTACTTCCTATCCGTTTTGTTGATGGGTGCAGTGAAAGGGTGGTTGTTCCCTCAATTGGGGGAAGCGACAGGAAGTTCAATTCTGTTACTAGTACTTATTGCGATTGGCGGCATGTTGTTTGTCATTCCAACAGCGGCTGAAATCCCAATAATCCAGACATTCATGGCGTACGGAATGGGCGGTGGCCCGGCAGCTGCGTTATTGCTAACATTACCAGCAGTCAGCTTGCCATCATTAGTGCTCGTTTCAAAGTCATTTCCAAAACGCGTACTTGTCTTCGTCAGTGTATCTGTCGTTGTACTAGGCGTTGTTGCAGGGATTGCGGGGAATTATATACTGTGA
- a CDS encoding MFS transporter encodes MNYQKKTVVASVAGLTLEGMDIMFISFAMTMIIADFGIDFATGGLISSVTNIGMLVGGVLFGILADKFGRVKVFTYSILLFALGTALTGLATNIEQIYIYRFIAGLGAGGEYGIGMALVAEAWPKNKQGRASSYVSVGAQYGVILAALLSALILPAFGWRALFFVGIIPVIFAFIVRRNLDESPEWLESQKVKKAEQKKENAGKLRLLVASPRIAFTTITLAVMATVQIAGYNGLMIWLPSMLQQSQGLSVSSSALWTISTAVGMIAGMLVFGQIMDRLGAKKAYGLFLIASAIAVFLYSYATGSAGVLIGGAIVGFFSNGMFAGYGALISSFYPVEIRSTATNTIFNFGRAVGGFSPILVGYILQHYDMTAAMIYLAILFCVSFVFMLTLSHTQKEKPSSVSTPAVDLN; translated from the coding sequence ATGAATTATCAAAAGAAAACGGTGGTGGCTTCAGTCGCCGGTCTTACCCTGGAAGGCATGGACATTATGTTCATTTCCTTTGCAATGACGATGATCATTGCGGACTTCGGAATCGATTTTGCAACAGGCGGGCTGATTTCATCTGTTACAAATATCGGTATGCTCGTCGGTGGCGTGCTCTTCGGAATTTTAGCAGATAAATTCGGACGTGTTAAAGTGTTCACATATAGTATTCTACTGTTCGCACTTGGAACAGCCCTCACTGGACTTGCAACGAACATTGAACAAATATATATCTACCGCTTCATCGCCGGACTAGGAGCTGGCGGAGAATATGGAATCGGAATGGCGCTCGTGGCGGAAGCATGGCCGAAAAACAAACAAGGCCGCGCCTCTTCATACGTCAGTGTCGGCGCTCAATACGGAGTCATCTTAGCTGCATTGCTAAGCGCACTTATTTTACCGGCGTTCGGTTGGAGAGCATTGTTCTTCGTTGGAATCATCCCAGTCATCTTTGCATTCATCGTACGTCGTAATTTAGACGAATCCCCTGAATGGCTTGAGTCCCAGAAAGTGAAAAAAGCCGAGCAGAAAAAAGAGAATGCCGGGAAACTTCGGTTGCTCGTTGCTTCCCCTCGGATTGCTTTCACAACCATTACACTCGCCGTGATGGCGACTGTCCAAATCGCAGGGTACAACGGATTAATGATCTGGCTGCCATCGATGCTGCAGCAATCGCAAGGGCTTTCTGTTTCTAGCTCCGCTCTATGGACCATCAGTACTGCAGTCGGGATGATTGCCGGGATGCTCGTCTTCGGACAAATCATGGACAGACTCGGTGCGAAAAAAGCGTATGGTCTTTTCTTAATCGCATCAGCCATTGCCGTGTTCTTATACAGCTATGCAACAGGCAGTGCCGGAGTCTTAATCGGCGGGGCGATCGTCGGGTTCTTCTCTAACGGGATGTTCGCAGGATACGGAGCTTTGATCAGCAGTTTCTATCCGGTAGAAATCCGCAGTACTGCGACGAATACAATCTTCAACTTCGGACGGGCTGTCGGCGGATTCTCACCCATACTCGTCGGGTACATCTTGCAGCACTATGATATGACTGCCGCGATGATCTATCTCGCAATCCTGTTCTGCGTGTCGTTCGTCTTCATGTTGACACTGTCACATACACAGAAAGAAAAACCATCGAGTGTCAGCACACCAGCTGTCGACTTGAATTAA
- the speB gene encoding agmatinase, producing the protein MYGRRLTVKNNALTTNAFIGCETAYEEAEIVLFGSPFDGTTSFRPGTRFAGQAIRPDSYGLETYSPYLEKDLEDARIFDHGDLEFPFGNTERVLQQIGTYSGQVLADGKKFLMIGGEHLVSLPSIRAAYDTFPNLHVIHIDAHTDLREDYMGEPLSHASVIRRCHDFLGDGRIFQFGIRSGLKSEFDWAKTHTHLEKFTLETLPEVVNSLQDVPVYVTIDLDVLDPGTFPGTGTPEPGGITYRELLEAIGHLQTLENIVAADVVELSPQYDPSGASTAVACKTIREMLLTLAE; encoded by the coding sequence ATGTACGGGAGGCGCTTGACAGTGAAGAATAATGCATTGACTACGAACGCATTCATAGGCTGTGAAACTGCGTACGAAGAGGCAGAAATCGTATTATTCGGTTCTCCTTTTGACGGAACTACAAGCTTCCGGCCTGGTACTCGTTTTGCGGGTCAAGCCATTCGTCCAGACTCCTATGGCTTAGAGACGTATTCCCCTTATTTGGAGAAAGACTTGGAGGACGCTCGTATTTTCGACCACGGTGATTTGGAATTCCCATTTGGCAATACAGAGCGGGTCCTTCAGCAAATCGGTACGTACAGCGGTCAAGTCTTGGCGGATGGCAAGAAGTTTCTCATGATAGGAGGAGAGCATTTAGTCAGCTTGCCTTCCATCCGAGCGGCTTATGATACATTCCCGAATCTGCACGTCATCCACATTGACGCACATACAGATTTGCGTGAAGACTATATGGGGGAGCCACTATCACACGCATCCGTCATCCGGCGTTGCCACGATTTTCTCGGTGACGGACGGATCTTCCAGTTCGGAATCCGCTCTGGCTTGAAAAGTGAGTTTGACTGGGCAAAGACGCATACACACTTGGAAAAGTTCACACTTGAGACGTTACCTGAAGTAGTGAACTCGCTGCAAGACGTCCCTGTGTATGTCACAATCGACTTGGATGTGCTGGATCCTGGCACATTCCCTGGAACCGGAACGCCTGAGCCCGGCGGCATTACGTATCGGGAATTGCTGGAAGCGATTGGACACCTTCAAACACTTGAAAACATCGTTGCCGCGGATGTCGTGGAATTATCCCCTCAATACGATCCGTCAGGTGCATCGACAGCAGTTGCTTGTAAGACCATTCGCGAGATGCTGCTGACGCTTGCAGAGTGA
- the speE gene encoding polyamine aminopropyltransferase, which yields MSWYTEQWSEDCKFSVGYEKHLHSEKSPFQQIDFYEGKEFGTFFTLDGLMMVNEKDEFIYHDMIVHPAFATNPDIKKVLVIGGGDGGTAREVLRYPGVEQVVLAEIDEQVFRLCQQYLPITAAGVEEDPRMELAFGDGLAYVQNAPDASFDLILVDSTDPVSVGEGLFTTAFYKECYRVLNDKGILINQHESPYFSEYAENMKKARTKIKKIFPIAQVYQYHMPTYPSGHWLFGFASKSLDPLKDADADVWNAIGLKTKYYNTDLHRGAFALPSYVREALDSEE from the coding sequence ATGAGCTGGTATACAGAACAATGGAGTGAGGACTGCAAGTTTTCTGTCGGATATGAAAAACACTTGCACAGCGAAAAATCACCGTTCCAGCAAATCGATTTTTATGAAGGCAAAGAATTCGGTACGTTTTTCACGCTAGATGGCTTGATGATGGTCAACGAAAAAGACGAATTCATCTACCATGACATGATTGTCCACCCGGCTTTCGCAACGAATCCGGATATTAAGAAAGTCCTCGTGATCGGTGGAGGGGATGGAGGAACTGCGCGTGAAGTATTGCGCTATCCAGGTGTGGAACAAGTTGTGCTTGCTGAAATAGATGAGCAAGTATTCCGTCTGTGCCAGCAATACTTGCCGATTACAGCAGCAGGTGTAGAAGAAGACCCGCGCATGGAACTCGCTTTCGGTGACGGACTTGCGTATGTACAAAATGCACCGGACGCTTCTTTTGACTTGATTCTCGTGGATTCTACGGACCCGGTTTCAGTAGGCGAAGGGTTGTTCACAACTGCGTTTTACAAGGAATGCTATCGCGTGTTGAATGACAAAGGAATCTTGATTAATCAGCACGAGTCACCGTATTTCTCGGAGTATGCGGAGAACATGAAGAAAGCGCGCACAAAGATTAAAAAAATCTTCCCAATCGCACAAGTCTATCAATACCATATGCCAACGTACCCATCCGGCCACTGGCTGTTCGGATTTGCGTCGAAGTCACTCGATCCGTTAAAAGATGCAGATGCAGACGTGTGGAACGCAATTGGGTTGAAGACGAAGTATTACAATACCGACCTTCATCGCGGAGCATTTGCATTGCCGAGTTATGTACGGGAGGCGCTTGACAGTGAAGAATAA
- the speD gene encoding adenosylmethionine decarboxylase: MSLELSALGRHVLIEYYGCPSEIIENNKVIEQFMKEAADYSGATIVESVFHHFNPYGVSGAVIIAESHLTIHTWPEYGFASVDVYTCGDSVSPWKAADYLAEKLQAKKVESFEVPRGMVEKIRQFAEKEIEEVTVKPVLAGANA, translated from the coding sequence ATGAGTTTAGAATTATCGGCGCTTGGACGCCACGTGTTGATTGAATATTATGGGTGCCCGAGTGAAATTATAGAGAACAACAAAGTGATTGAGCAGTTCATGAAAGAGGCTGCAGATTATTCAGGTGCTACCATCGTTGAATCGGTGTTCCATCATTTTAATCCGTATGGTGTGTCTGGTGCTGTGATCATCGCGGAATCTCACTTGACGATTCACACGTGGCCTGAATACGGTTTTGCTTCTGTAGATGTTTACACATGCGGTGATTCTGTAAGCCCTTGGAAAGCGGCAGATTATTTAGCTGAAAAGCTGCAAGCGAAAAAAGTTGAATCATTCGAAGTGCCGCGTGGCATGGTCGAAAAGATCCGTCAGTTTGCAGAAAAAGAAATTGAAGAAGTGACTGTGAAACCCGTACTGGCAGGTGCAAACGCATGA
- a CDS encoding aminotransferase class I/II-fold pyridoxal phosphate-dependent enzyme — protein MNIVKETTVPTKTPHQTDAPLFDALVRYANSETVSFDVPGHKMGALNTPFRDAIGEQALKMDVNSMAELDLLSHPKSVIKDAQELAAQSFGADHAFFLVNGTTVGIHAMILATCKPGETLLVPRNCHKSVIDGMIISGVIPAFMQPEVDDHFGISHGVSVGSVVQALHEHPETKTLLITYPTYFGTMTDLKMICELAHANDVTVLVDAAHGAHLKVLNELIDPLQAGADLVTTSMHKTGGSLTQSSLLLLQGDRVSADKVRKVTGMLQTTSANYLLMSSLDAARRELVLHGTDAFQRLKPIVEAAIETIESGGHYEVLKNEDVTTRFLQSHDWTKLVIRVNGLGLTGFEVYSLLKQQYGIQMELAEGYVVMAVITPPDTEVTIGRLTAALLDIERTCTKPNVLHSAWTVVDSVNELAMTPRDAFYAEQESVAIDEAIGRISADTLMIYPPGIPLVIPGERITCEVVQHYAYYEQAFGSVLAESKQTGSVTVVKGGY, from the coding sequence ATGAACATCGTCAAAGAGACGACAGTTCCAACAAAAACCCCTCACCAAACGGATGCGCCGTTATTCGATGCACTCGTTCGATATGCGAACTCAGAAACGGTTTCCTTTGATGTCCCCGGGCACAAAATGGGTGCATTGAATACGCCGTTTCGGGATGCAATCGGAGAACAAGCGCTTAAAATGGACGTCAATTCGATGGCGGAGCTGGATTTGTTAAGCCATCCGAAATCGGTGATCAAAGATGCACAAGAGTTAGCGGCACAAAGTTTTGGAGCCGATCATGCGTTTTTTCTAGTCAATGGCACAACGGTTGGCATCCACGCAATGATTCTAGCAACGTGTAAACCAGGTGAAACCCTACTAGTACCGCGCAACTGTCATAAATCAGTCATCGACGGAATGATTATAAGTGGTGTTATTCCTGCATTCATGCAACCTGAAGTGGATGACCATTTCGGGATCTCACATGGTGTTTCGGTTGGAAGTGTCGTGCAAGCATTGCATGAACATCCAGAGACAAAAACATTGCTCATTACGTATCCGACATACTTTGGAACGATGACGGATTTAAAGATGATTTGTGAACTGGCTCATGCAAATGACGTTACAGTACTTGTTGATGCTGCACACGGGGCACATTTAAAAGTGTTAAATGAACTGATCGATCCTCTACAAGCAGGCGCAGATCTTGTTACAACGAGTATGCATAAAACGGGTGGATCACTTACGCAAAGTTCGCTTTTATTGCTTCAAGGCGATCGAGTTTCTGCAGATAAAGTACGGAAAGTGACCGGCATGCTGCAAACGACAAGCGCCAACTACCTGCTGATGAGCTCCTTGGACGCAGCCCGCAGAGAACTTGTCCTTCATGGAACAGATGCGTTCCAGCGATTGAAGCCGATTGTCGAAGCGGCAATCGAAACAATCGAATCGGGCGGTCATTATGAAGTATTGAAAAATGAAGATGTCACCACGCGCTTTCTTCAGTCACATGACTGGACGAAGTTAGTGATCCGAGTGAATGGACTCGGGCTGACTGGTTTCGAAGTTTATTCACTATTAAAACAACAGTACGGCATTCAGATGGAGCTTGCGGAAGGGTATGTAGTGATGGCGGTGATTACACCGCCGGATACGGAAGTCACGATTGGCCGTCTTACAGCAGCTCTGCTGGATATCGAACGAACGTGTACAAAGCCAAACGTTCTCCACTCTGCATGGACCGTTGTGGATTCAGTCAATGAACTTGCAATGACACCGCGGGATGCGTTTTACGCTGAACAAGAGTCGGTTGCGATAGATGAGGCCATCGGACGGATCAGTGCAGATACGTTGATGATTTATCCGCCAGGGATTCCATTGGTCATTCCCGGGGAACGGATTACGTGTGAAGTGGTTCAGCATTATGCTTACTATGAGCAAGCATTTGGAAGTGTGTTAGCAGAGTCAAAACAAACAGGCAGCGTGACTGTCGTAAAAGGGGGATATTAA